In the Cerasicoccus sp. TK19100 genome, TCCTTCACCAATTCGGACATATCGCCGTCCAGGTTATTGATCAAGGTCTGCATGTCCGTCAGCGTCTTGTCCAGGCTGGCAAATGCCTTCTTCAGGTCCTTGTTTTCAGCCAGTTCTTCGATGGACTTCAGAGTCGCCTTCGTCTGATCACTGATGCCCTTGAAGTCGACTTGGCCAATGCCGCGATCCAGCTTAGCCAGCGTATCGTTCAGCTTAATGCCCAGTCCGCGGAAATCGATTTGGGAAATCTGATTCACCATCGAAGACACCTTCTTGATGATTTCCGTGAGGCCGGATTGCAGCGTGGGGATTTCGAGGTATTCGTTCTCCAGGCCCGGCTGTTGGCGGAACACGGGCGGCGGTGCCGGATTTACGTAGTTCAATTCGACAAAGAGTAGGCCCGTCACAAAGCTCGCCTGCTGGAGACTGCCGCGCAGCCCCTGGTCAATTTGCTCTTTTAAAATATCCGGGTTACCCAGATCGACATCCACGCCCAGGCTCGTGCGCAAGCGGCTGACATCGATATCGATGATCACCGGAATGCTATCCGAGTCTTCCTTTTGGTTAAAGCGGATCAGGATGTCCTTCACCTGACCGATGGGCACGCCTTTGAACTTGACCGGTGCGCCAATCGCGAGGCCGTTCACCGAGTCGTCGAAATACAGCACGAACTCCGCCTGCTGCTTGAAGAAGTTACCCGAGCCAAACACCACGATCGCCGCGACTGCGAGCACGATGGCGGTGACTACGAATCCTCCGATTAGGGCCGGGTTGGCTTTCTTACTCATAGAAAGATAGATATGTAATTAACAGTCAGGCTTAGGTTGGCAAAGTTTTTCCTAATAATTATCCAATGTCAGTGGCGGCGCTCGCATCGAGCAGCTCACCGCGCATCAGGAAGTTGCGGACGGTTTCGTGCTCGCTGTGCTCACGCATTTGCACGGGGTTACCAACCTCCAGTTGGTAGCGGGTCTTGGCGTCGAGGAAGATCGCGCGGTCAGCAATCGCAAAGATGCTCGCCAGCTCGTGGGTAACCACGACAAAGGTCGCCCCCAGCGAGTCGCGCAGCTCCAGGATCAAGTCATCCAGCAAGCGCGAGCTAATCGGGTCGAGCCCGGCGGATGGCTCGTCAAAAAACAGGACATCCGGGTCCAGCGCCATTGCGCGGGCCAGTCCAGCGCGCTTACACATGCCGCCGGAGATTTCCGCCGGGTAAAAGTCTTCAAAGCCGCGCAGCCCGACCAGAGATAGCTTGTAGCTGGCGACTTCACGAATTTCCTTCGGCTTCAGGTTCGTGTATTCGCCCAGTGGCAGGCCGACGTTTTCGGCGAGCGTCATCGAGCTCCACAGCGCCCCACCCTGGTAAGTCACGCCAAAGCCCTTGAGCATCTCTTTTTTTACGTCGTCGTCTGCGGAGGTGAAGTTATTTCCGTCGTAGAAAATCTCTCCCCGCGCCGGCTCCTTGATCCCGATCAGGTGCTTCAGCAGCGTACTTTTACCACAGCCCGAACCGCCCATAATGATGAACACCTCGCCCTTATTGACCTCAAAATTGAGATCATTCATCACGGTAAAGCTTCCGTAAGCCATATCGAGATGTTCGACGCGTATCTTTGGTTCTTGGCTAGCCATAGCAACAGGTGGCGCAAAACATCGCGTTTAAACCCTTGCAAGGCAAGGTTTTTGATGAAGGAATTAGCACTGTAATTGCATGACCTACTGGGGCTACCACCTAATTTTCACCTTGCCGCTGATGTTCGCACTCATCGTGTGGAACCGCCACCTGCTGCGTCCAGCGCATTGGGTGTGTATGGCCGTAGTCTGCGGGGTGGCCTTTATCTTCACTACCCCGTGGGACAATTATGCGGTTTGGCTTGGCGTGTGGGGCTTCGGTGAGGGCGTAAGCCTGGGCTACCCGGCCGCAAGCATGGCCCAGAGCGAGGCGAACCCCGACGGCCTGACTTGGCTTGGCCACATACCCTTTGAGGAGTATTCGTTTTTCCTGATCGAATCCATCCTCGTCTGCCTCATTGCGGTGCGCTTCCTGCCGAAGCCCGACGATAAGCAGTCCTAATCGCGGCAATGCCCGAACTTGCAATCTAATGCGCGCTTCAGCCGCGCCAACGTTTCCCATTGACTCACCACCATGGAATGACGGATGCTCACTTAATGGCAAAACACTGCCAACTGGTCAAACGGCACACCGCTCCGATGCAGGCACGCTTCGCGCTGGCCGTGCTTTGCGCGGGCTTGGCGTCAGCAAAGGCTCAGCCCTACTCGGCACCGATGGCGGACAACGACAACCCCTACGATGCGCCGATCCCGGGCTTCGTCGGGCCCGGCGGCGAAGGGAAAGTCAACCTCGAGGGCTACGAGAACCCTAATGGCGAAACCTACGTCAATCCGATCTTCACTGCCTGGGCCAATCAGGTCATCGACTACTCCCCGGCGCTCGGCACCCACACCAATGGCGAAACCGTCGTCGATCCCTACTGGCAATACTCGGGCGAAATGCTGGGGCCGGTGACGGGTGATTTTATTTCCGTGGCGTCCTTGGGCGACCTCGACACCGCCGCGATTGAGGCCGATCTCGCTCCAGGCTCGGTGACGCTGCAGTTTGCCGAGCCGATCAGCGACTACACCGGCGCGGATTTCGTCGTCTTCGAAAACGGATACCTCCTGGCCAGCAGCACTGGCGGCAACATCTGGGCCGAATTGGCTTACGTGGAGGTCTCCAGCAACGGCATCGACTATGCGCGTTTCCCCAGCATTTCACTGACGGAAAATCCGGTCGGCCCGTATGGGGCGATCGATGCGACCAAGGTTTACAACCTCGCCGGCAAGCACGTTAATATTTACGGCGACTGCTGGGGCACACCTTTTGATCTCTCCGATCTTACCGACCACCCCCTGGTGCTCGTGGGCAAGGTCGACCTCGACGAGATTCTCCGCATCCGCTTGGTCGACATCCCCGGCAGCGGCGACTTTCTCGATAGCCTGGGCAATCCGATTTACGACGGCTGGGTCACCTGGGGTAGCGGGGGCGCGGACATCGAAGCCGTTGGTGCCATTGGCCAACCGGTCACGTATGAAATGTGGGACGCCGGCCGCGGCCTTGATCCCGATGCAGACCCCGACGGCGATGGCTGGAACAACGCGGCCGAGTACGCCTTTTTGCTCGATCCGGAAAAGGCTGACGGTGGCGACGTCACCCGCCTGGATATTGTCGATGGCGAGCTGGTGTTCTCCTTCCCACGCGACCAGCGTAACGCCAACACCAACATCAATTACCACATCTACGTGCAGGATGTGGCCGACGGCGAATCCTTTTCTCCGACCGGTTGGCGGTCCGCCGCGCAATTCGCGATGCTCAACTATGCCTCGCTGAACCCGGAATTTTGCGAGGGCTACA is a window encoding:
- a CDS encoding MlaD family protein, with protein sequence MSKKANPALIGGFVVTAIVLAVAAIVVFGSGNFFKQQAEFVLYFDDSVNGLAIGAPVKFKGVPIGQVKDILIRFNQKEDSDSIPVIIDIDVSRLRTSLGVDVDLGNPDILKEQIDQGLRGSLQQASFVTGLLFVELNYVNPAPPPVFRQQPGLENEYLEIPTLQSGLTEIIKKVSSMVNQISQIDFRGLGIKLNDTLAKLDRGIGQVDFKGISDQTKATLKSIEELAENKDLKKAFASLDKTLTDMQTLINNLDGDMSELVKDIRVTLDSARKTLNDISVLANDADSMLAPDSQLRYEINAALSEFGGAMRSLRVLLDYLEQNPSSILTGKQEN
- a CDS encoding ABC transporter ATP-binding protein, which encodes MASQEPKIRVEHLDMAYGSFTVMNDLNFEVNKGEVFIIMGGSGCGKSTLLKHLIGIKEPARGEIFYDGNNFTSADDDVKKEMLKGFGVTYQGGALWSSMTLAENVGLPLGEYTNLKPKEIREVASYKLSLVGLRGFEDFYPAEISGGMCKRAGLARAMALDPDVLFFDEPSAGLDPISSRLLDDLILELRDSLGATFVVVTHELASIFAIADRAIFLDAKTRYQLEVGNPVQMREHSEHETVRNFLMRGELLDASAATDIG
- a CDS encoding lycopene cyclase domain-containing protein, which produces MTYWGYHLIFTLPLMFALIVWNRHLLRPAHWVCMAVVCGVAFIFTTPWDNYAVWLGVWGFGEGVSLGYPAASMAQSEANPDGLTWLGHIPFEEYSFFLIESILVCLIAVRFLPKPDDKQS